Below is a genomic region from Candidatus Palauibacter soopunensis.
GGATCTCGTGCGGATGAACTCGCTGCCGGAGGAGGCGCTCCATGCTGCCCGGGCCACGCTTGCGGCCCGCCGAAACGTCCTCGTGTCCGGGGGCACGGGCTCGGGCAAGACCACGCTACTGAACGCGCTGATCGAACTCCTGCCCGAAGACGAGCGAATCGTCGCCATCGAGGACACGCTCGAACTCCGGATCGACCGCGCCAACTGCCTCCGGTTCGAGGCCGGGGCCACGCTCTCGGAGACGCCGGTCGAGATCCGCGACCTGGTGCGCCACGCGCTCCGCCACCGCCCCGACCACATCGTTGTCGGCGAGGTCCGGGGCGGCGAGGCCGCAGACCTGCTCCAAGCCCTCAACACCGGGCACGGCGGATCGCTCACGACCATCCACGCCAACAACGCCCGCTCCGCGCTCTCGCGCCTCGCCAGTTGCGCCATGCAAGCCGGGGACGCGCTGCCCTGGGAGGTCACCTGCCGGGGCGTCGTGGACGGGATCGCGCTCGTGCTGCACGTGACCCGCCGCGATGGGCGGCGGTTCGTCGAGGAGGCGCTCGACGTGCGCGGCTACGACACGGCCGCCGGACGATGGCTCACGGAACCGGCATGGACCACCCAAACACCGAAGGAGGTGAACGCATGAGGAGCATCGACGGGACCATCCGCGTCGAGACGTTCGAGGACTTCGACCGCGAACTCGCACGCGACAGCGGCGACACGCTCGAAGTCGACGCCTTCCTGGCCGAGGAGTACGGCCTCTTCCCCGAGGACGTGGGGAGCGAGGACGAGATCGCCGCCGCCTGGGACGACCCGCACGGCGAGGAGGTGGACGCATGAACCACGACGAATACCACCGCAAGTTCGCCGACG
It encodes:
- a CDS encoding ATPase, T2SS/T4P/T4SS family encodes the protein MKRASGVGHLAPFLPGLESLLEDPGVSEIMINGPANVWVEREGRLEPHEAPGLTAAWLHRAAIHIARPLGLDPAARPVLDARLEDGSRVAICTPPAAPEVAITIRRFGGRAFSAEDLVRMNSLPEEALHAARATLAARRNVLVSGGTGSGKTTLLNALIELLPEDERIVAIEDTLELRIDRANCLRFEAGATLSETPVEIRDLVRHALRHRPDHIVVGEVRGGEAADLLQALNTGHGGSLTTIHANNARSALSRLASCAMQAGDALPWEVTCRGVVDGIALVLHVTRRDGRRFVEEALDVRGYDTAAGRWLTEPAWTTQTPKEVNA